The Rhododendron vialii isolate Sample 1 chromosome 8a, ASM3025357v1 genome has a window encoding:
- the LOC131299155 gene encoding uncharacterized protein LOC131299155, which yields MRWEKLQMREMGPMGGPGKRWGHTCNAVRGGKLLYVFGGYGKDNSQTNQVHVFETATRTWSQPVIKGTPPAPRDSHSCTTVGDNLFVFGGTDGRNPLRDLHILDTSSNTWISPSVRGEGPDAREGHSAALIGKRLFIFGGCGKSSNNSDEEFYDDLYILNTVTFVWNHASTSGSPPAKRDSHTCSSWKNKIIIIGGEDSYDYYLSDVHILDADNLVWSKLETSGQLLPPRGGHTTVALGKNLFVFGGFTDESSLYDDIYMLDVDTGVWTMVAATGEGPSARFSMAGDSLDPQRSGILAFLGGCNKNLEALDDMYYLHTGLTTENERDERRLEKLSLRKQLKLKCQEQNMFTPPAYDKALVRIDTNADLYQPIPMPSIEPSKANIYMREYQPFQGKRTFQAKVTKCFPVGYTIETIIDGKLLRGVLFSNKLSFNQADDISRRRKGAVEINNVKLNIDQKSNSETTKPISQDRIVDRQAGGANEKNVEAAAPPNMTTSAPSDASQPHEVSRNSEVSVEADATVKDNEMKGPTNACTDVQKEITSLAANDTVTLLTNSEDKALAAEEHGSFVGPALSV from the exons CAACACGAACTTGGAGTCAGCCTGTGATAAAAGGCACACCTCCGGCGCCAAGGGACAGCCACAGCTGTACCACTGTTGGGGATAATTTGTTTGTGTTTGGGGGTACAGATGGAAGGAACCCACTGAGGGATTTGCATATTTTAGACACCT CTTCAAATACATGGATCTCGCCAAGTGTAAGAGGCGAAGGACCAGATGCACGGGAAGGCCACAGTGCAGCACTCATTGGCAAACGACTTTTCATATTTGGTGGGTGCGGAAAATCTTCCAATAATTCTGATGAGGAGTTTTATGATGATCTCTACATTCTAAATACAG TGACTTTTGTATGGAATCATGCTTCTACATCGGGCAGCCCACCAGCAAAGCGTGATAGCCATACTTGCTCATcttggaaaaacaaaatcatCATAATTGGTGGTGAAGATTCATATGATTATTATCTATCTGATGTTCATATCCTTGATGCAG ATAATCTTGTGTGGAGCAAGCTAGAAACTTCAGGCCAACTCTTGCCACCTCGAGGTGGGCATACAACCGTGGCCTTGGGGAAGAACTTGTTCGTCTTTGGGGGCTTCACTGACGAGTCAAGCCTATATGATGACATCTATATGCTTGATGTTG ATACTGGTGTGTGGACCATGGTTGCAGCTACTGGCGAGGGGCCTTCTGCCAGATTTTCCATGGCTGGGGACAGTTTGGATCCACAAAGGAGCGGTATTCTTGCATTTCTTGGTGGTTGCAATAAGAATCTTGAAGCATTGGACGACATGTATTACTTGCACACAG GACTTACAACGGAAAACGAGCGAGATGAACGACGACTAGAGAAGTTGTCTTTGAGGAAGCAACTGAAGTTAAAGTGCCAAGAACAGAATATGTTTACTCCTCCTGCATATGATAAGGCCTTGGTCAGAATTGATACAAATGCTGATCTTTACCAACCGATTCCCATGCCAAGTATAGAACCAA GCAAAGCTAACATATACATGAGGGAATACCAACCTTTTCAAGGGAAGAGGACATTTCAAGCCAAGGTTACCAAATGCTTCCCAGTTGGTTACACCATTGAAACCATCATTGATGGAAAGCTTCTTCGTGGAGTATTATTTTCCAACAAATTAAGCTTTAACCAAGCTGACGATATTTCTAGAAG GAGAAAGGGAGCTGTGGAAATCAATAACGTTAAGCTGAATATTGATCAGAAATCTAACTCAGAAACCACAAAACCGATCAGCCAGGATAGAATAGTTGATAGGCAAGCGGGTGGTGCTAATGAAAAGAATGTGGAAGCTGCTGCCCCTCCAAATATGACGACTTCAGCACCTTCTGATGCATCTCAGCCCCATGAG GTCTCTAGGAACTCAGAGGTGTCGGTGGAAGCTGATGCAACTGTTAAAGATAATGAGATGAAGGGCCCAACAAATGCCTGCACTGACGTCCAAAAAGAGATTACGTCTCTGGCAGCCAATGACACTGTCACCCTCTTGACAAATTCAg AGGACAAAGCATTGGCTGCTGAAGAGCACGGTTCCTTTGTTGGTCCGGCACTATCAGTTTGA